The sequence below is a genomic window from Oscillatoria sp. FACHB-1406.
GCGAAAGAGGGCTTAAAGCGATCGCGAATTAATTGTCCATTATCAATTAATCCTAGCCGCCCTGGGTTGCCTCGCGATCGCCAGAAGCCTGATAAGTCACTGTTTCAACCGCGCCCGGTTGCCCGAGCGGTTTCGCTTGTTCGTTGTTGTAAGCAATCACCACGCCCCCCGCATTCCCCGCGCGAATCACTAACTCTTGTTTCGCTTCCCACTTCCGCTGCTCCCCTTTCTGCAACGTTCCTTCAAACGTCGTTTTGCCATCGGCAACCACTTGCAACCAGCAATCATCCTTCAGCGTCATATCGACGACGACGGGCTGCCCCGAGGGCGGTTGTACGTTAGAAACGGGCGTAGCTTTCGGAGCGCTTTGCTCTGGGTTTGGGGCGGGTTTTTCGGCGAGCTTCGTCTCGTTTTTCGGTTTGGTTGTGGGTGCAGACTGCTGTGAAGGCGAAGTTTGGGCAACTTCTGACGGGTTGCGCCCGAGCCAGTAAGATGCGCCGCTAATCGAAGCCACTAACGCTACAACATAGACAAAGTAACCGGGAAAAGAACGATGTTTGGAGAAACGGACGTTTTTCCAAGTCGGAGTAATCCCAGCGAGTGTGTCTCCGGCAGGTAATTGATTGGCAATTTCATCGCCGTTTAGCTCCAAGGCTTCAGCGTAACGCTTAAGTAAGCCT
It includes:
- a CDS encoding RodZ domain-containing protein; its protein translation is MLKKSHFQPDQVEKIEQLGSHLRAVRQARKIPLEQISTETRISLRLLQAIEQKELEVLPQSIYLKGLLKRYAEALELNGDEIANQLPAGDTLAGITPTWKNVRFSKHRSFPGYFVYVVALVASISGASYWLGRNPSEVAQTSPSQQSAPTTKPKNETKLAEKPAPNPEQSAPKATPVSNVQPPSGQPVVVDMTLKDDCWLQVVADGKTTFEGTLQKGEQRKWEAKQELVIRAGNAGGVVIAYNNEQAKPLGQPGAVETVTYQASGDREATQGG